A region of Rhizobium indicum DNA encodes the following proteins:
- a CDS encoding TIGR02588 family protein, with the protein MTRIFNDKNVEAGEPHWIEWATGVVSAVIVLGVIAWIGKDALVDRDSSPNLVGVVLQTEKRGGGFQVLFEIRNDSSATASQVTVQGEIREQGSVLENVETVLDYVPGHSKARGGLIFQQDPAGKTLTVRASSFDEP; encoded by the coding sequence ATGACAAGAATCTTCAACGACAAAAATGTGGAAGCAGGCGAACCGCATTGGATTGAATGGGCCACGGGCGTCGTCTCGGCCGTAATTGTCCTTGGCGTGATTGCTTGGATTGGCAAGGATGCATTGGTGGACCGTGATTCTTCGCCGAATCTGGTCGGGGTCGTGCTGCAAACCGAAAAACGCGGCGGTGGCTTTCAGGTCCTCTTCGAAATCCGAAACGATTCAAGCGCGACCGCGTCGCAGGTAACCGTCCAGGGCGAGATACGAGAACAAGGTTCGGTGCTTGAAAACGTCGAGACCGTCTTGGACTATGTCCCAGGACATTCGAAAGCCAGAGGTGGGCTGATATTCCAGCAAGACCCCGCCGGGAAGACATTGACGGTCAGAGCGTCCTCATTTGATGAGCCATAG
- a CDS encoding pirin family protein: MLIKGERTFVVRGAGGFVAHVNMPGWLKPKPTDHGHGPLAMVVESILDPGHQVAMHEHRNDEIISWVPEGVMRHDDRAAGRLVIDRDHLMVMNAGVSFWHSEETQASDPPLRMLQILIRPHAVDLEPKIQYGPMPAAAANVWRHLVGPEGEGAPFYVRSAIDVFDIRLDAGVRVEFPQKRGRDLYFYVFSGSVVVNKETFAEGEQGLHLSDDKLEVEAQSASTLVAFLLDPNAPLTRQGTVGDHKKIPPAIIVRAFLRWRKLRDMWRRHLSHRRSKAKRAK, encoded by the coding sequence ATGCTGATCAAGGGCGAACGAACATTCGTGGTGCGGGGTGCGGGAGGCTTCGTCGCGCATGTCAACATGCCGGGCTGGTTGAAGCCGAAGCCGACCGATCACGGCCACGGCCCTCTCGCCATGGTCGTTGAATCGATCCTCGATCCCGGCCACCAGGTCGCCATGCATGAGCACCGGAACGACGAGATCATTTCCTGGGTGCCCGAGGGTGTCATGCGTCACGACGACAGGGCGGCTGGCCGACTGGTGATCGACCGCGATCATCTGATGGTGATGAATGCCGGGGTCAGCTTCTGGCATTCCGAAGAGACGCAGGCATCCGATCCGCCTCTGCGGATGCTGCAGATCCTTATCCGCCCTCATGCGGTCGATCTCGAGCCAAAGATCCAGTACGGACCGATGCCGGCTGCCGCGGCAAACGTCTGGCGACACCTGGTCGGGCCGGAAGGGGAGGGCGCGCCGTTCTATGTCCGCAGTGCGATCGACGTCTTCGACATACGGCTAGACGCGGGCGTACGGGTGGAATTCCCGCAGAAACGAGGCCGAGACCTCTATTTCTATGTCTTCAGCGGTTCCGTAGTCGTCAATAAGGAGACGTTCGCCGAAGGCGAGCAGGGGCTGCATTTATCGGATGACAAGCTCGAAGTAGAGGCGCAGAGTGCAAGCACGTTGGTGGCGTTTCTGCTCGACCCGAACGCACCACTCACCAGGCAGGGGACTGTTGGCGACCACAAGAAGATTCCGCCAGCAATCATCGTTCGCGCGTTTCTGAGGTGGAGGAAATTGCGCGATATGTGGCGTCGTCATCTTTCGCATCGCCGCTCGAAGGCCAAAAGGGCAAAATGA